A region from the Thermanaeromonas toyohensis ToBE genome encodes:
- the glmS gene encoding glutamine--fructose-6-phosphate transaminase (isomerizing): MCGIIGYQGYREAVPVLLEGLERLEYRGYDSAGIAIIEGRELKVAKRAGKLVELKAHLNGYFGSARVGIGHTRWATHGRPTDTNAHPHLDCSGNFAVVHNGIIENYQELKQWLTAEGHHFLSETDTEVLVHLIEHYYRGDLLQAVQRMLPKLQGSYALAVISPCHPEEIVGVRQDSPLIVGLGEGETFLASDIPALLPYTRDTYILENGEVVYVTPEGVRILDSYGQPRGKQVFHVTWDLEAAEKGGYAHFMLKEIHEQPRALRDTLASRLDVSSGGVKLEGVNLTSEEARSLQKVVLIACGTAAYAGMAGKYIWERLLRLPVEFDVASEFRYRQPLLDEHTLALVISQSGETADTLAGLREAKKHKARILAITNVVGSSVAREADDVLYTWAGPEIAVASTKAYLTQLAALYLLALYLGRARGEATWALELARELACAPSKVEKIFDLEEEIQELASNLAPHEHAFYLGRGLDYAVALEGALKLKEISYLHAEACPAGELKHGPLALIEDGTPVIALATQEDLLEKMLSNIKEVKARGAWVLALALEGNEAVAQEADRVLYLPRIHPILSPLVSAVPLQLLAYYVAKARGCPIDKPRNLAKSVTVE; encoded by the coding sequence ATGTGTGGGATCATCGGTTACCAGGGTTACCGGGAAGCGGTGCCCGTATTGCTGGAAGGATTGGAAAGGCTCGAATACCGGGGCTACGATTCCGCCGGTATCGCAATAATAGAGGGAAGGGAACTTAAGGTTGCCAAAAGGGCAGGTAAGTTGGTAGAGCTTAAGGCTCACCTTAACGGTTACTTTGGCTCAGCGCGGGTGGGTATCGGACACACCCGGTGGGCTACCCATGGCCGACCCACCGATACTAACGCTCATCCCCACTTGGATTGTAGCGGGAACTTCGCCGTAGTGCACAATGGGATTATTGAAAATTACCAAGAACTAAAGCAATGGCTTACCGCGGAGGGCCATCACTTTCTTTCGGAAACCGACACCGAAGTCCTAGTTCACTTGATAGAACACTATTATCGAGGCGACCTCTTGCAAGCAGTCCAAAGGATGTTGCCTAAATTACAGGGCTCTTACGCCCTGGCTGTAATAAGCCCGTGCCATCCGGAAGAGATAGTAGGTGTACGCCAGGATAGCCCGCTTATCGTAGGCTTGGGGGAAGGGGAGACTTTCCTGGCCTCCGACATCCCAGCTTTGCTCCCTTACACCCGGGATACGTACATCCTCGAGAACGGCGAAGTGGTTTATGTCACGCCGGAAGGCGTCCGCATCCTAGATTCTTACGGACAGCCTAGGGGAAAACAAGTATTTCACGTTACCTGGGATTTAGAAGCAGCCGAAAAGGGTGGTTATGCCCATTTTATGCTTAAAGAGATCCATGAACAACCCCGAGCCTTACGGGATACTTTGGCTAGCCGGCTAGATGTATCTTCCGGCGGGGTTAAGCTAGAAGGGGTAAACTTGACTTCAGAGGAAGCCCGGTCTTTGCAGAAGGTGGTACTTATCGCCTGCGGTACGGCCGCCTACGCAGGAATGGCGGGTAAGTATATATGGGAAAGACTCTTACGGTTGCCTGTGGAATTCGATGTAGCTTCCGAGTTCCGTTACCGGCAGCCACTATTAGATGAACATACCCTAGCCCTGGTCATCAGCCAGTCGGGCGAGACGGCGGATACCTTGGCTGGCCTGCGGGAAGCTAAAAAGCATAAGGCTAGGATACTGGCTATTACTAATGTGGTCGGAAGCTCAGTAGCCCGGGAAGCCGATGATGTGCTTTACACTTGGGCCGGGCCCGAGATAGCTGTGGCTTCTACTAAAGCCTATCTTACCCAGCTTGCAGCCCTATATCTCTTGGCCCTTTACTTGGGGCGGGCGAGGGGAGAGGCTACTTGGGCCCTGGAACTGGCCCGGGAATTAGCTTGTGCCCCTTCGAAAGTAGAAAAAATATTTGATTTGGAAGAAGAAATACAGGAACTGGCGAGTAACCTAGCCCCCCATGAGCACGCCTTCTACCTGGGCCGGGGTTTGGATTATGCGGTAGCTTTGGAGGGGGCCCTCAAACTTAAGGAGATTTCTTATCTCCATGCCGAGGCCTGCCCGGCAGGAGAACTTAAACATGGCCCTTTAGCTCTCATAGAAGACGGGACACCGGTGATAGCCCTGGCTACCCAAGAGGACTTGCTGGAGAAAATGCTGAGCAATATAAAAGAGGTTAAAGCCCGCGGAGCTTGGGTATTAGCCCTAGCCTTAGAAGGAAACGAAGCGGTAGCTCAAGAGGCTGATCGAGTGCTTTATTTGCCGCGCATCCACCCGATCCTCTCTCCTTTGGTGTCCGCTGTGCCTTTACAGCTTTTGGCTTATTATGTAGCTAAAGCCAGGGGCTGTCCCATAGACAAACCTCGTAACCTGGCCAAAAGCGTGACCGTAGAGTAA
- a CDS encoding molybdopterin oxidoreductase family protein, giving the protein MGQVFPSVCPLDCPDTCGLLVEVEGGKVIKVTGDPEHPFTQGFICAKMRHYPLLIHSPERILTPLKRTGPKGSGQFKPISWEEALKEIACRWGEIIDTYGAEAILPYSYAGVMGLIQRNAGHPFFHRLGASILKRTICSPAADAGWQLVMGETMGTDPETVIYSDFIILWGTNSVSTNLHFASLVKRAQHQGARVVLIDVYRTRTASLADEVVLVKPGSDAALALGMMHVLAEEGLVDEDFLARYVVGYERLKAEVLPHFPSHRVEELTGVPAGRVINLAREYGKAKAPFIRIGHGLSRRSNGAMTIRAITCLPALVGAYRKKGGGALQSTGTGIAFNLEVITRPDLKPKPVREINMVQLGRALTSGLHPPIKSLYVYHANPAAVTPDQNRVIAGLSREDLFTVVHERFMTDTALYADLILPATFSVEQWDIYRSYGHFYIQMSRPVISPPGQAKSNWQTFCLLAQELGFEEDIFRSTEEELIRKLLASPTPFLEGISYNFLASGRPVRINTGHLKEKKFFTPSGKIEIYSFQALAKGQPALPQYIPLKEELKELYPFQLITAPAHYTLNSNFAQLKSLQDKEGGPHILVNPGDCRKKGLINGGWAEVYNHYGSCFLKVVETEDVPPGIVVAPGVWWLKDSPGKRNVNTLVGDELTDLGEGSTFYGFRVDLRRAF; this is encoded by the coding sequence ATGGGCCAAGTATTTCCCTCGGTTTGCCCGCTGGACTGCCCGGATACCTGTGGGCTCTTGGTAGAAGTGGAGGGAGGTAAAGTAATTAAAGTAACTGGAGACCCGGAGCATCCTTTCACCCAGGGTTTTATCTGTGCCAAGATGCGGCATTACCCTCTCCTTATCCATTCTCCTGAGCGAATCTTAACCCCCCTTAAACGTACAGGTCCTAAAGGGAGCGGCCAGTTTAAGCCTATCTCTTGGGAGGAAGCGCTGAAAGAGATAGCCTGCCGGTGGGGAGAGATTATAGATACTTATGGAGCCGAGGCCATACTACCTTATTCCTACGCGGGAGTTATGGGACTGATCCAGCGGAATGCCGGGCATCCTTTTTTCCACCGGCTGGGCGCATCGATCCTAAAAAGAACCATCTGTTCCCCAGCGGCTGACGCTGGCTGGCAGCTAGTGATGGGGGAAACGATGGGGACAGACCCGGAAACAGTTATCTACTCTGACTTTATTATCTTATGGGGTACCAACTCGGTTTCTACCAACCTCCACTTTGCCTCCCTGGTAAAGAGAGCCCAACATCAAGGAGCCCGGGTGGTATTAATAGATGTTTACCGCACCCGAACAGCGAGTTTAGCCGATGAAGTGGTCTTGGTAAAACCAGGAAGCGATGCTGCCCTAGCCTTAGGGATGATGCATGTACTGGCCGAAGAGGGCTTGGTGGATGAGGATTTCCTCGCGCGTTATGTGGTGGGCTACGAGCGGTTAAAAGCTGAGGTCCTACCCCATTTCCCATCCCACCGGGTGGAGGAATTAACCGGGGTACCAGCTGGCCGGGTGATAAATTTGGCCCGGGAATACGGGAAAGCTAAGGCTCCCTTCATCCGTATAGGCCACGGCCTTTCGCGCCGCAGCAACGGGGCCATGACTATACGGGCTATAACTTGCCTGCCCGCCCTGGTAGGGGCTTATAGAAAAAAGGGCGGGGGAGCCTTGCAATCTACTGGCACTGGTATAGCCTTTAACCTGGAGGTAATCACCCGGCCCGATCTTAAACCCAAACCGGTCAGGGAAATTAACATGGTCCAGCTAGGCCGCGCTTTGACCTCTGGCCTTCATCCTCCTATTAAAAGCCTGTACGTTTACCATGCCAATCCCGCTGCTGTGACCCCTGACCAGAACCGCGTTATTGCTGGGCTTAGCCGGGAAGACCTCTTTACCGTTGTACATGAGCGCTTCATGACCGATACAGCCCTTTACGCCGACCTTATCCTGCCGGCCACTTTTTCAGTGGAACAATGGGATATCTATCGTAGCTATGGCCACTTTTACATCCAAATGTCTCGACCTGTTATTTCTCCTCCTGGCCAGGCTAAAAGCAATTGGCAGACTTTCTGCCTTTTGGCTCAAGAGCTAGGCTTTGAGGAGGATATTTTCCGCAGTACAGAAGAGGAACTTATACGAAAGCTTTTAGCCTCGCCCACCCCTTTCCTTGAAGGGATCTCCTATAATTTTTTAGCTAGCGGCCGACCAGTACGTATAAATACTGGCCACCTTAAGGAGAAAAAGTTCTTCACCCCTTCAGGTAAAATAGAAATTTATTCTTTCCAAGCCCTGGCTAAGGGGCAGCCGGCATTACCACAATATATACCTCTTAAAGAGGAACTCAAAGAGCTATATCCCTTCCAGTTGATAACCGCTCCTGCCCATTATACCCTTAACTCCAATTTTGCCCAGCTTAAATCTTTACAGGATAAAGAGGGTGGGCCCCACATTTTAGTAAACCCGGGGGATTGTCGTAAGAAGGGGCTTATTAATGGTGGTTGGGCCGAAGTATATAACCACTATGGATCCTGCTTCTTAAAAGTGGTAGAAACTGAAGATGTCCCGCCTGGTATAGTGGTGGCCCCAGGGGTATGGTGGCTTAAAGATTCCCCAGGGAAAAGAAATGTAAATACTCTAGTGGGGGATGAGCTCACGGACCTAGGAGAAGGGAGTACTTTCTATGGCTTTCGGGTTGATCTGCGGCGGGCCTTTTAA
- a CDS encoding 2,3-bisphosphoglycerate-independent phosphoglycerate mutase: MQPNSLLEELSQPGQTKMVLIVLDGLGGLPVPELGNKTELEAAATPNLDELAARSSLGLAYPVMPGITPGSSAGHLALFGYDPVKYVIGRGILEALGIGFDIKPQDIAIRGNFCTVEKKGSELVVTDRRAGRPSTEHTVRICQRLQEEIPEIEGVEVFIRPVKEHRFVTVLRGEGLDARVKDTDPQKEGLAPLTPEPLVPEASRTASVARKLLEKIAKLLADEPKTNYALLRGFSRQPGLIPFPERFKLKAGAIAVYPMYRGLASLVGMDLLTVKGETLADEISTLKEHWREYDFFFLHLKATDSRGEDGDFNGKIKVIEDFDKHLPSILELKPDVLVITGDHSTPSLYAAHSWHPVPFLLHSRWVRAERETGFNEYTCARGMLGQFPLLYTMNFMLAHAGRLEKFSA; the protein is encoded by the coding sequence TTGCAGCCTAACTCTCTTCTGGAAGAGTTATCACAGCCTGGCCAGACCAAAATGGTACTTATAGTCCTAGATGGACTAGGTGGCTTGCCCGTCCCAGAACTAGGTAATAAGACCGAATTAGAAGCTGCAGCTACACCTAACCTAGATGAGCTAGCTGCTAGATCTTCCTTGGGGCTAGCTTACCCAGTGATGCCAGGTATAACCCCAGGTTCTAGTGCTGGGCACCTAGCCCTTTTTGGCTATGACCCGGTAAAGTATGTGATAGGCCGGGGGATCTTAGAGGCTTTAGGTATAGGTTTTGACATTAAGCCTCAGGATATAGCTATCCGGGGTAATTTCTGCACTGTAGAAAAAAAGGGAAGTGAGCTAGTAGTTACCGACCGCCGGGCAGGGCGGCCGAGTACTGAGCATACAGTTAGAATATGCCAAAGGCTACAAGAAGAGATACCAGAAATCGAGGGAGTAGAAGTATTTATCCGGCCAGTTAAAGAGCACCGGTTTGTGACCGTATTAAGGGGAGAGGGGCTAGATGCCAGGGTGAAGGATACTGACCCGCAGAAAGAGGGACTAGCGCCATTAACTCCTGAGCCTCTAGTACCTGAGGCCAGCCGCACAGCTAGTGTGGCGCGCAAGCTCCTAGAAAAAATAGCTAAGCTTTTAGCCGATGAACCCAAGACCAATTATGCTCTCTTGCGCGGTTTCTCCCGCCAGCCAGGTCTCATCCCTTTTCCTGAGCGGTTTAAACTAAAAGCCGGGGCTATCGCAGTGTATCCCATGTACAGGGGACTGGCTTCTTTGGTAGGTATGGATCTCCTTACCGTAAAGGGGGAAACACTAGCCGATGAAATAAGCACTTTAAAAGAACACTGGAGGGAGTATGACTTTTTCTTCTTACACCTAAAGGCTACAGACTCTAGAGGAGAGGACGGGGACTTTAATGGTAAGATCAAAGTAATAGAGGATTTCGATAAACACCTTCCTTCTATCTTAGAACTAAAGCCTGATGTCCTGGTGATTACCGGCGATCATTCTACCCCTTCTCTATATGCTGCCCACAGCTGGCACCCGGTTCCCTTTTTGTTACATTCGCGCTGGGTACGCGCGGAAAGGGAGACTGGCTTTAACGAATATACTTGTGCCCGGGGTATGCTGGGCCAATTCCCCCTTTTATACACTATGAATTTTATGTTAGCCCATGCTGGCCGCCTGGAAAAGTTTAGCGCTTAA
- a CDS encoding carbon-nitrogen hydrolase family protein: protein MKISLIQFAPERKELEKNLRRMEEYLAEVPKDTEVILLPEAWMGSQVLTEEKYKELVFQLYKRLPQEGPLLIPGAQYVNMGSKVYSLGMALGGKLKEPLYYPKIFPSQAIGERAYVEPGNRLLVIEHQGSGIGILVCVDLFYPELARNLALRGALLILNPANIPEERMPLWHSLGLTRACENTVFLAMANNTYTYYPDGREVKGESFVAYPDGYTLLTCGKEPGVYTLDLDLSLIPRVRQRWPYLEDIRKRFTDERGPF, encoded by the coding sequence TTGAAAATTTCCCTTATTCAATTTGCCCCAGAGAGAAAAGAGCTCGAGAAAAACTTAAGGCGAATGGAAGAGTACTTAGCAGAGGTACCTAAAGATACAGAAGTTATTTTGTTACCGGAAGCTTGGATGGGCTCTCAAGTGCTTACCGAAGAAAAATATAAGGAGCTGGTGTTCCAGTTATACAAGCGGCTCCCCCAGGAGGGCCCCCTTCTTATTCCTGGAGCCCAGTATGTAAATATGGGGTCTAAGGTGTATTCCTTGGGTATGGCCTTAGGGGGCAAACTAAAGGAGCCCCTTTATTACCCAAAGATATTCCCTTCCCAAGCCATCGGGGAGAGAGCTTATGTAGAGCCAGGTAATAGGCTATTAGTAATAGAGCACCAGGGTTCGGGTATCGGGATATTGGTGTGTGTAGATCTTTTTTACCCTGAACTAGCCCGGAACCTTGCCCTCCGTGGCGCCCTTCTTATCCTAAATCCAGCTAACATCCCTGAAGAAAGGATGCCCTTATGGCATAGCCTAGGGCTTACTAGGGCTTGTGAAAATACTGTATTCCTGGCCATGGCTAATAATACCTATACCTATTACCCGGATGGCAGGGAAGTTAAGGGGGAAAGCTTTGTAGCCTACCCCGATGGGTACACCCTTTTAACCTGTGGAAAAGAACCGGGAGTGTATACTCTTGACCTCGACCTCTCCCTTATACCCCGCGTACGCCAGAGATGGCCTTACCTGGAAGATATAAGAAAAAGGTTTACCGATGAAAGAGGACCTTTTTAA
- a CDS encoding 6-phosphofructokinase, giving the protein MVLKGNCVIAQSGGPTPVINNSLYGLIEEAWKKEEIAALYGALYGITGLLKERLIDLKKEDIAVLKGLRYTPGAALGSCRHRLKAEEYPRLLEIFKRHNIRYFFYIGGNDSMDTVYKINRLAQEEGYEMRVVGVPKTIDNDLPGTDHCPGYGSAAKYIASVVRETGLDLKGMLSQNRVTLLETMGRNTGWLAAAAMLAKRSPEEAPHLIYLPERPFNIDKFLSDVKVVYQEYGYAYVVVAEGLKDINGNYIVAEESKDVFGHRQLGSGLAAYLKNAIEGSLPVKARYIVPSTAQRSSMLYASRTDAEEAYLVGKEAVSLACQGLSGIMVTLEREKGSPYLCRVGYIDVAQVANQEKSVPLEWITPEGNFLTRDFIEYALPLIQGEIQVPFAGGLPDYAKLNVERK; this is encoded by the coding sequence ATGGTTTTAAAAGGTAATTGCGTAATAGCCCAGTCCGGCGGGCCGACACCTGTTATCAATAATAGCCTTTACGGGTTGATAGAGGAGGCCTGGAAGAAGGAAGAGATCGCCGCTCTTTATGGTGCCCTTTACGGGATAACCGGGCTTCTTAAGGAAAGACTAATAGATTTAAAGAAAGAAGACATCGCTGTTCTTAAAGGCCTACGTTATACCCCCGGTGCTGCCCTGGGCTCTTGCCGGCATAGACTTAAGGCAGAAGAATACCCCCGGCTTTTAGAAATATTTAAACGCCATAACATCCGCTATTTTTTCTATATCGGCGGCAACGATTCCATGGATACGGTATATAAAATAAACAGGCTAGCCCAAGAAGAAGGGTACGAAATGCGGGTAGTGGGGGTGCCTAAAACTATAGATAACGACTTGCCTGGCACTGATCATTGCCCTGGATATGGGAGCGCAGCTAAGTATATTGCCAGCGTAGTGCGGGAGACTGGGCTAGATCTTAAAGGGATGCTATCCCAAAACAGGGTGACCCTTTTGGAAACCATGGGCAGGAATACGGGCTGGCTGGCAGCAGCAGCTATGCTAGCTAAGAGATCCCCTGAAGAAGCGCCTCACCTTATTTATCTCCCTGAAAGGCCTTTTAATATCGATAAATTCCTTTCTGATGTAAAAGTAGTTTACCAGGAATACGGCTATGCCTATGTTGTGGTAGCTGAGGGGCTTAAAGATATAAACGGTAATTATATTGTAGCTGAGGAAAGCAAGGATGTTTTTGGCCATAGGCAGTTAGGAAGTGGCCTAGCTGCTTACTTAAAAAATGCCATCGAGGGATCCTTACCAGTAAAGGCTAGATACATTGTACCCAGCACTGCCCAGCGTAGCTCTATGCTTTATGCCTCCAGGACGGACGCGGAGGAAGCCTATCTAGTGGGGAAGGAAGCTGTAAGCCTTGCTTGCCAGGGGCTTTCCGGTATTATGGTAACTCTAGAAAGGGAAAAAGGTAGCCCGTATCTTTGCCGGGTGGGCTATATAGATGTAGCCCAAGTCGCTAATCAAGAAAAAAGCGTACCTTTAGAGTGGATAACTCCAGAAGGAAACTTCTTGACTAGGGATTTTATAGAATACGCTTTGCCGCTGATACAAGGGGAGATCCAGGTGCCTTTTGCTGGGGGCCTGCCGGATTATGCAAAGCTGAACGTGGAGAGGAAGTAG
- a CDS encoding LacI family DNA-binding transcriptional regulator has product MENNKKDTFRSIPTIKDVAIAAGVSLKTVSRVINNSDNVRPETREKVLAAIKAIGYQPNAIARSLRVKKTYTIGVIIADITNSFYSAIVRGIEDVAVSKNYSVLIANSDEVLKKEKLYARVFVEKQVEGMIIVPASGSQKYLENLAGHLPLVFVDRYPEGISAPVVKVENEKGAYDLTSHLLDHGYEEIAFIGYEPALTTAQERFAGFQKALQERGLKPRPELIKTGNKTVLDAYHATEEVLKQPRRPQAIFAANNFMMQGALRALNHAGLEVPRDVAVVGFDDFEMADAFRPRLTVVSQPAYTIGREAACLLFSKMENRSGGAEAVVLPTELIIRESCGCLRRKLEHELRFR; this is encoded by the coding sequence TTGGAGAACAATAAAAAAGATACTTTTAGATCTATTCCTACCATAAAAGACGTAGCTATTGCTGCCGGTGTTTCCTTAAAGACGGTATCGCGTGTGATAAATAATAGCGATAACGTAAGACCTGAGACGCGGGAGAAGGTATTAGCGGCCATTAAAGCAATAGGTTACCAGCCCAATGCCATCGCCCGGAGCCTCAGGGTAAAAAAGACTTATACCATCGGCGTAATTATTGCTGATATTACTAACAGTTTTTACAGCGCCATTGTCCGGGGCATTGAAGATGTAGCGGTTAGTAAAAATTATAGCGTGCTCATAGCCAATTCTGATGAGGTATTAAAAAAAGAAAAGCTTTACGCCCGGGTCTTTGTAGAAAAGCAAGTAGAGGGGATGATTATTGTACCGGCCAGCGGTTCGCAAAAATATCTAGAAAACCTGGCGGGGCATTTGCCCTTAGTCTTTGTAGACCGTTACCCGGAGGGGATAAGCGCTCCTGTAGTTAAAGTAGAAAACGAGAAAGGCGCCTATGATCTTACTTCTCACCTTCTAGATCATGGCTATGAAGAGATAGCTTTTATCGGATACGAGCCTGCCTTGACAACTGCCCAGGAACGCTTTGCTGGTTTTCAAAAAGCATTGCAGGAACGGGGGTTAAAGCCTAGACCAGAATTAATCAAGACAGGGAATAAAACTGTGCTAGATGCTTATCACGCTACCGAGGAAGTTTTAAAGCAGCCACGCCGGCCCCAGGCGATATTTGCTGCTAATAACTTCATGATGCAGGGTGCCTTACGCGCCTTAAACCATGCCGGATTAGAAGTGCCGCGCGATGTGGCCGTGGTGGGATTTGATGATTTTGAGATGGCCGATGCTTTTCGCCCTCGCTTAACTGTAGTTTCCCAGCCTGCCTATACTATAGGCCGGGAGGCAGCGTGTTTACTTTTTAGCAAGATGGAAAACCGTAGTGGAGGAGCAGAAGCTGTTGTATTACCTACGGAATTGATAATACGAGAATCGTGCGGATGCTTGCGAAGAAAGTTGGAACATGAATTGCGGTTCAGGTAG
- a CDS encoding carbohydrate kinase family protein, protein MAEVICLGIMVADLVGRPVRGLPEKGKLVLVDEMELHTGGCAVNTAIALRKLGIKTGVIGKVGRDVLGDFIVNRLNQVGIDTRGVKRDPSTTTSATMVMVNEDGERSFIHYVGCNAKLTPEDIDWDIVKGARILHIAGSLIMPGFDGEPTAEVLKKAKDMGCLTSMDTAWDPSDRWMQVLKPSLPYVDVFLPSLEEARKLSGYDKVEEMADVFLEVGVKIVAIKMGEKGCYIRTNKEQLMLPAFSVKAVDATGAGDAFVAGFLAGLVKGLDLESTAKLANAVGALAVTAIGASSGIRSWEETQAFIAANA, encoded by the coding sequence GTGGCGGAAGTAATATGTTTAGGCATTATGGTAGCTGACCTGGTGGGGCGGCCGGTACGAGGTCTTCCGGAAAAGGGGAAATTGGTTTTAGTAGACGAGATGGAGCTTCATACCGGCGGGTGTGCTGTGAATACGGCTATAGCTTTAAGAAAGCTAGGGATCAAAACCGGGGTTATAGGTAAAGTGGGGAGGGATGTTCTGGGAGACTTTATAGTAAACCGATTAAATCAGGTAGGGATTGATACCAGGGGAGTTAAGCGGGATCCCAGTACTACTACTTCGGCCACCATGGTAATGGTCAATGAAGACGGTGAGCGCAGTTTTATCCATTATGTAGGTTGCAATGCCAAACTGACTCCCGAGGATATTGATTGGGACATAGTAAAGGGAGCACGGATCCTGCATATTGCTGGAAGCCTGATCATGCCTGGGTTTGATGGAGAACCAACAGCAGAAGTTTTAAAAAAGGCCAAAGATATGGGTTGTCTTACAAGTATGGATACAGCCTGGGATCCGAGTGATAGGTGGATGCAAGTTTTAAAACCGAGTCTTCCTTATGTGGATGTTTTCTTGCCTAGCCTGGAAGAAGCTAGAAAGTTAAGCGGTTATGATAAGGTAGAAGAAATGGCCGATGTTTTTCTGGAAGTTGGCGTGAAAATAGTGGCTATAAAGATGGGTGAAAAGGGATGTTATATTCGAACAAATAAAGAACAATTGATGCTTCCAGCATTTAGTGTCAAGGCTGTAGATGCGACAGGTGCAGGAGATGCTTTTGTAGCAGGTTTTTTAGCTGGTTTAGTTAAGGGACTGGATTTAGAAAGTACCGCCAAGCTAGCTAACGCTGTAGGTGCCCTCGCTGTTACGGCTATAGGAGCTTCTAGCGGGATACGTAGCTGGGAAGAAACTCAGGCTTTTATAGCAGCGAATGCTTAA
- a CDS encoding type I phosphomannose isomerase catalytic subunit has product MLKKLMRKGEELTMLYPLKFKPHLRFYPFGGYKIAQMFNKEDIPKDRPVAESWEISACPGSEGIIKNGPLAGLNLQEAVDKLQADLVGEVIWERYGNYFPLLIKFLDAAKVLPPQVHPDDEYAAKVGLPYRGKTEAWYILQADPGAEVWCGSKPGLTLEEFRRLIEQGDTFAPMKKLKTKAGDVYFVPAGHLHAIGAGNFIVEVQQNSDAIFAWDWLDWEIDEERRKSDIEHSLAAAVIQEGDPEDIPPIKLERGKNLQEYLCACRYFTMERLVLHEPWTEIGDPRRFTALIPVAGQGQLRYKDGIEKVKAGESILIPAKMDSWTVEPEAELVLIRAMVPVDLREDVIQPLREAGVDDERIISLGGYVIQNDLRMLLVPK; this is encoded by the coding sequence ATGCTTAAGAAATTAATGAGGAAAGGAGAAGAACTTACTATGCTCTACCCGCTCAAGTTCAAACCTCACCTGCGTTTTTATCCCTTCGGCGGTTACAAGATAGCTCAGATGTTCAATAAAGAAGATATCCCGAAAGATCGGCCGGTAGCCGAGAGCTGGGAGATCAGTGCCTGTCCTGGCTCTGAAGGAATCATTAAGAACGGTCCTCTAGCCGGCTTAAACCTACAGGAAGCAGTGGATAAGCTCCAGGCTGATTTGGTAGGAGAGGTTATCTGGGAACGTTACGGGAATTACTTCCCCCTTTTAATAAAGTTTCTAGATGCAGCTAAAGTGTTACCTCCCCAAGTTCACCCTGATGATGAATATGCTGCCAAAGTAGGCCTACCCTACCGGGGCAAAACAGAGGCGTGGTATATTCTCCAGGCTGACCCGGGGGCAGAAGTTTGGTGCGGGAGTAAGCCGGGACTTACTCTAGAAGAGTTCCGGAGGCTGATTGAACAAGGCGATACCTTTGCTCCCATGAAGAAGCTAAAGACCAAGGCAGGGGATGTTTACTTCGTTCCTGCCGGGCATCTCCATGCCATTGGTGCCGGGAACTTTATCGTTGAAGTGCAGCAAAATAGTGACGCTATCTTCGCCTGGGACTGGCTGGACTGGGAGATAGATGAAGAGAGGCGGAAAAGCGATATCGAGCACAGTTTGGCCGCGGCTGTAATTCAGGAGGGAGACCCAGAGGATATTCCACCTATAAAGTTAGAAAGAGGGAAAAACCTCCAGGAGTATCTATGTGCCTGCCGTTACTTCACCATGGAGCGGTTGGTCCTCCATGAACCCTGGACCGAAATTGGGGATCCGAGGCGGTTTACGGCATTGATTCCGGTAGCGGGGCAAGGGCAACTTCGTTACAAAGATGGTATAGAGAAAGTTAAAGCCGGTGAATCCATACTTATACCGGCCAAGATGGACTCGTGGACAGTAGAACCGGAAGCAGAGTTGGTCTTAATCCGCGCTATGGTACCGGTGGACTTACGGGAGGATGTCATACAGCCCCTGCGTGAGGCAGGGGTAGACGATGAGCGAATTATATCCCTTGGTGGTTACGTCATCCAGAACGATTTACGCATGTTGCTCGTACCTAAATAA